In Thermodesulfobacteriota bacterium, the genomic stretch TGCTCATGCTCGCGGGCATTTATCCCGCCGAGATGCGCGCCATAAACATCGACGCGGACTGGTTCTACAGAAGGGGCGCGGCCTGCTTCATGTGGCTTCTGCGGAACACCTTCACCCGGTTCGGCGAGGCCGTATCCAGGTTCGCCTTCGCCACGGTCCCCGGCGCGGCCATCCTTCTCAGCAGGAACCCGGTCGCGGCCCTCAAGATAGCCGGGGACACCCTGGCCGCGAGCTTCAGCTCCGAGCCCAGGAGGACCGTCATAAAGAGCCGCATCAGCCACGAGAAGGCCATATACCCGGGCGACATCATAAAGCACTGGCCGATAGGCGCCACCATGCTGTGGATAGCAATCTTCCTCGTGGCCTACCTTCTACTGTACTATATCTGAGCGTCCGAATGAAAAAGGGCCGCCGTTATCATAACGGCGGCCCTTTTGTTTTTACGGTATAAAAACCGGCCTCAATCCGCTTTCTGCTGCTTCGGCCTTTTCCCGGCCTGGAGCACCCTTTTCCGTATCCTTATGGAGGCGGGCGTGACCTCCACGAGCTCGTCGTCCCGGATGAACTCCAACGCCTGCTCGAGCGTGTGGGACTTGGGCGGGAAGAGGAACATCGAATCGTCCGAGCCAGACGCCCTCATGTTCGTGAGCTTCTTCTCCTTCACCACGTTCACGTCCATGTCGTTTTCACGGGAGTTCTCGCCTATTACCATGCCCTCGTAAACCGGGGTGCCTTCCTTAATGAAAAGCGTTCCCCTGGGCTGGAGGTTATAGAGGGCGTATACCGTCGAGGCCCCGGCCCTGTCGGCCACAAGAGCGCCCGTTGCCCTCGTGGACATGGGGCCGTGCCACGGCTCGTACCCGTCGAAGAGGTGGTTCAAAAGGCCCGTGCCCTTTGTGTCGGTGAGGAACTGGGAGCGGAAGCCTATGAGCCCCCTAGATGGTATCCTGAACTCCATCCTCACCCTGCCGTGGCCGTTGTTCTGCATCTTCTGCATCCGGCCCTTCCTGGCCCCGACCTGCTGCGTGACGACTCCTATGAACTCCTCGGGCACGTCTATAACGAGGTGCTCCATGGGCTCATGGAGCTTCCCGTCTATTTCCTTTGTGATGGTCTCGGGCATGGAGACCGAGAGCTCGTAGCCCTCCCTCCTCATCATCTCGATGAGGATCGCGAGCTGCAGCTCCCCCCTGCCCATCACCCTGAAGGCGTCGGCCTTCTCGAAATCCACCCTTATCGAAACGTTATATAGGAGCTCCTTTTCGAGCCTCTCGCGGAGGTTCCTTGAGGTGACGAACTTCCCTTCCTTTCCGGCGAACGGAGAGGTGTTAGGGGAGAAGATCATCGATATGGTCGGCTCGTCCACCTTTATCCTCGGCAGGGCCTTCGGAAATTCTGCTGAAGTGATGGTATCTCCTATGCAGACGCCCTCCATGCCCGCGAGCGCGACTATCTCTCCGACACCCGCCAGGGCGGCGTCCTTCCTTTCGAGCCCCTGGAAGACATACAGGGCCGAGGCCTTAGCCTTGATGGTCCTTCCGTCCGCGTGCACCATTGCGACGGTGTCCGCCGCCTTGATGGTGCCGCCGAATACGCGGCCCACCGCGAGCCTCCCTACATAGTCGCTGTAGTCGATATTGGTCACAAGGACCTGGAGCGTCGCCTGGCAGTCGCCCCTGGGCGGCGGCACGGTCTTGATTATGAGCTCGAAGAGCGGCCTAAGATCAGGCGAGTCCGCCTGAAGGTCCAGGGTCGCGGTGCCCTTTTTCGCGTTGGTGTAGACGATGGGGAAGTCGAGCTGCTCCTCTTTTGCGTCCAGGTCTATGAAGAGGTCGTAGACCTCGTTTATGACCTCCTGTATCCTGGCGTCAGGCCTGTCTATCTTGTTTATGACTATGATGGGCACGAGCTCCAGCTCAAGGGCCTTCTTGAGGACGAACCTCGTCTGCGGGAGCGGCCCCTCGGAAGCGTCGACAAGCAGCAATACCCCGTCGACCATCTTGAGGGTCCTCTCGACCTCGCCGCCGAAGTCCGCGTGCCCGGGCGTGTCGACGATATTTATCTTTACCCCGTCGTACTCTATGGCCGTGTTCTTGGCCATTATGGTTATGCCCCGCTCGCGCTCAAGGTCTATGTTGTCCATGACGCGCTCCTGGACCTTCTCGTTTGCGCGGAAGGTCCCTGCCTGCCTGAGCATCGCGTCAACGAGGGTCGTCTTCCCGTGGTCGACGTGCGCGATTATGGCTATGTTCCTCAAATGGGTCTGTTCCATGTTCACCGGCTCTTTCTTAAGTTTTTTGGCCCTGAAAAGAATCAGATATTTTAACCTGAAAGGGCCGCGTAGT encodes the following:
- the typA gene encoding translational GTPase TypA; this translates as MEQTHLRNIAIIAHVDHGKTTLVDAMLRQAGTFRANEKVQERVMDNIDLERERGITIMAKNTAIEYDGVKINIVDTPGHADFGGEVERTLKMVDGVLLLVDASEGPLPQTRFVLKKALELELVPIIVINKIDRPDARIQEVINEVYDLFIDLDAKEEQLDFPIVYTNAKKGTATLDLQADSPDLRPLFELIIKTVPPPRGDCQATLQVLVTNIDYSDYVGRLAVGRVFGGTIKAADTVAMVHADGRTIKAKASALYVFQGLERKDAALAGVGEIVALAGMEGVCIGDTITSAEFPKALPRIKVDEPTISMIFSPNTSPFAGKEGKFVTSRNLRERLEKELLYNVSIRVDFEKADAFRVMGRGELQLAILIEMMRREGYELSVSMPETITKEIDGKLHEPMEHLVIDVPEEFIGVVTQQVGARKGRMQKMQNNGHGRVRMEFRIPSRGLIGFRSQFLTDTKGTGLLNHLFDGYEPWHGPMSTRATGALVADRAGASTVYALYNLQPRGTLFIKEGTPVYEGMVIGENSRENDMDVNVVKEKKLTNMRASGSDDSMFLFPPKSHTLEQALEFIRDDELVEVTPASIRIRKRVLQAGKRPKQQKAD